Proteins from one Terriglobia bacterium genomic window:
- a CDS encoding NAD-binding protein → MKIIVIGYGRVGSQFIRKVDTAAHQVVIVDKERSALERGKPPEGVRFLYGNAIDEDLLRDAGAESADILLALTRDENTNLMLAQIARVIFNVPRVVAIVYDPDRESYFHEAGVETLAITAAGAELLSAGLTGAAVKSSVPARALRPVPVTNPRVAQRPLEAHDGSFYVLVVGGGLVGYYLSRSLLKNGHEVTIIERNRATYNLISQQVDCPVVLGEGSSAEVLEHAGAARADILCSVTNHDDDNLISCQVAKYRFGVPKTIARVKNPKNEPLMRRLGVDVTVSATAGVFSAIRNMAPKSPVISVGNLASCSAGIMEFRLTGPTKLAGKKMKAISLPSGCKIIGIVRGGEVLTPNDSTVLQSGDTLVGFVPHTQEEAVRQILLKI, encoded by the coding sequence ATGAAAATCATTGTGATTGGGTATGGGCGGGTTGGTTCGCAGTTCATCAGAAAAGTGGACACCGCTGCGCACCAGGTTGTGATTGTTGACAAGGAGCGTTCCGCGCTGGAGCGCGGCAAGCCGCCCGAGGGCGTGCGGTTCCTTTACGGCAACGCGATTGACGAAGACCTGTTGCGCGACGCGGGCGCAGAAAGCGCGGACATCCTGCTGGCGCTGACTCGCGATGAAAACACCAACCTGATGCTGGCGCAGATTGCGCGGGTGATTTTTAACGTGCCGCGCGTGGTGGCGATTGTTTATGATCCTGACCGCGAATCGTATTTCCACGAAGCCGGCGTTGAAACTCTGGCGATCACGGCGGCCGGCGCCGAGCTGCTTTCGGCGGGGCTGACGGGCGCGGCGGTAAAATCCTCTGTCCCGGCAAGGGCGCTGCGTCCGGTGCCGGTCACCAATCCGCGCGTGGCGCAGCGTCCGCTGGAAGCGCACGACGGATCGTTCTACGTTCTGGTTGTTGGCGGAGGGCTGGTGGGTTACTACCTTTCCCGCTCGCTGCTGAAGAACGGCCACGAGGTGACCATCATTGAGAGGAATCGCGCCACTTACAACCTGATTTCACAGCAGGTCGATTGCCCGGTGGTGCTGGGGGAAGGATCGTCGGCGGAGGTGCTGGAGCATGCCGGGGCGGCGAGGGCCGACATCCTGTGCTCCGTTACCAACCACGATGACGACAACCTGATCTCCTGTCAGGTGGCGAAGTATCGCTTTGGCGTTCCCAAGACAATCGCGCGGGTGAAGAATCCAAAGAACGAACCGCTGATGAGGCGGCTGGGCGTGGACGTAACCGTCAGCGCCACGGCGGGCGTGTTCAGTGCCATCCGAAATATGGCGCCGAAATCTCCGGTGATTTCAGTGGGCAATCTGGCGTCGTGCTCGGCGGGCATCATGGAATTCCGCCTGACAGGGCCTACAAAGCTGGCCGGAAAGAAAATGAAGGCGATCAGCCTGCCCTCCGGATGCAAAATCATCGGCATCGTCCGGGGAGGGGAAGTTCTGACGCCGAACGATTCCACCGTGTTGCAATCCGGAGATACGCTGGTGGGATTCGTTCCTCATACCCAGGAAGAGGCGGTCCGGCAGATCCTGTTGAAGATCTGA
- the argS gene encoding arginine--tRNA ligase produces the protein MYLEIQRRIRQRYLEKVRELFNLEASDPVFDFPPRSELGDLSIAACFELAKKLRQPPRKIAEQLAGQLLPIEGIDRVSVAGAGYLNFHLDRAALASALFHVRSFPTPPESVQPGKVLVEHTSINPNKAAHIGHLRNAVLGDAFVRMLRFRGHHVEIQNYIDNTGVQVADVVVGFRQLERKSIDDVRKLAEDNDVRFDYYCWDLYARVSSFYAESGDKEIRAQTLKAIEEGEGEAAEMARLISTAIVKLHLRTMQRINVRYDLLVEESEILRLDFWKSAFERMKQIGAIRFETAGKNAGCWVMDLGGAESEKIEEESAAEDVKIIVRSNGTVTYVGKDIAYHMWKFGLLGKDFSYAPFYRYSDGQTVWRTGEGPETGAPEFGHASEAYAVIDTRQAYLQNIVAAAFKALGFHDQAEHLHHFAYEVVGLSPSCAQEMGYALRPEDLERSYVEVSGRKGLGLKADDLIDMLVEKASEEVRSREMTSDPAEQAAYGRMIAVSALRYFLLKFSRQVIIAFDFREALAFEGETGPYLQYTIVRARNIFRKYAGDHQGFKPGSLAEKLSVAELTRHFEGEDGTAFWELAVLTAHLEMVAEQAISSTEPAVVAKYAFRLAQAFNNFYHRFHILREADPGRQTFLLFLVQVVERTLTLTLNLMGIDVPERM, from the coding sequence GTGTACCTGGAGATTCAGCGCAGAATCCGGCAGAGGTATCTGGAAAAGGTCAGGGAGCTCTTCAATCTGGAAGCCAGTGACCCGGTGTTTGATTTTCCGCCACGGTCCGAACTGGGAGACCTTTCGATAGCCGCCTGTTTCGAATTGGCAAAAAAGCTGCGGCAGCCGCCGCGCAAGATTGCCGAACAACTGGCTGGCCAGTTGCTCCCCATTGAGGGAATAGATCGCGTCAGCGTTGCCGGAGCGGGCTATCTGAATTTTCATCTCGACCGCGCTGCGCTTGCATCGGCGCTGTTCCATGTGCGCAGCTTCCCCACCCCTCCTGAATCCGTCCAGCCTGGCAAGGTGCTCGTCGAACACACCAGCATCAATCCCAACAAGGCGGCGCACATCGGCCATTTGCGTAACGCGGTGCTGGGCGATGCCTTCGTCCGCATGCTTCGCTTCCGCGGGCATCACGTGGAAATTCAGAACTACATTGACAACACCGGCGTGCAGGTGGCGGACGTCGTGGTAGGGTTCCGGCAACTTGAGCGGAAGAGCATTGACGACGTCCGGAAACTGGCCGAGGACAACGACGTCCGGTTTGATTACTACTGCTGGGACCTTTACGCGCGGGTCTCCAGCTTCTACGCCGAGAGCGGCGACAAGGAAATTCGCGCCCAGACCCTGAAGGCCATCGAAGAAGGCGAAGGCGAAGCCGCCGAGATGGCCCGCCTGATTTCAACCGCCATCGTCAAACTGCACCTTCGAACCATGCAGCGCATCAACGTCCGTTACGACTTGCTGGTGGAGGAAAGCGAAATACTGCGGCTCGATTTCTGGAAGAGCGCCTTTGAACGGATGAAGCAGATCGGCGCCATTCGGTTTGAAACCGCAGGAAAGAACGCCGGCTGCTGGGTGATGGACCTGGGCGGAGCGGAGTCCGAAAAGATCGAGGAAGAATCCGCAGCGGAAGACGTGAAGATCATTGTGCGTTCAAACGGAACGGTCACGTATGTGGGAAAAGACATTGCCTACCACATGTGGAAATTTGGCCTGCTGGGAAAGGATTTTTCTTATGCACCGTTCTACCGCTACAGCGATGGCCAGACGGTCTGGCGCACGGGCGAAGGGCCGGAAACGGGCGCGCCGGAGTTCGGGCACGCCTCCGAAGCCTACGCCGTGATCGACACGCGCCAGGCCTACCTGCAGAACATTGTGGCGGCTGCATTCAAAGCGCTGGGGTTCCATGACCAGGCGGAACACCTGCACCACTTTGCTTACGAAGTGGTGGGCCTTTCGCCGTCCTGCGCGCAGGAAATGGGATATGCACTTCGCCCGGAAGACCTGGAGAGAAGTTACGTTGAAGTGTCCGGGCGCAAGGGCCTGGGGCTGAAGGCCGATGATCTGATCGACATGCTGGTGGAGAAAGCCTCAGAGGAAGTTCGCTCCCGCGAGATGACAAGCGACCCCGCCGAGCAGGCTGCCTACGGCCGCATGATTGCCGTGAGCGCGCTGCGCTACTTCCTGCTGAAGTTCTCGCGCCAGGTAATCATCGCGTTTGATTTCAGAGAAGCGCTGGCCTTTGAAGGCGAAACCGGGCCGTACCTGCAATACACCATCGTGCGGGCGCGCAACATCTTCCGCAAGTACGCGGGCGATCATCAGGGCTTCAAGCCCGGATCGCTGGCGGAAAAACTGTCGGTTGCTGAATTGACCAGGCACTTTGAGGGCGAGGACGGTACCGCGTTCTGGGAACTGGCGGTCCTCACAGCGCACCTCGAGATGGTGGCGGAGCAGGCTATCTCCTCCACCGAACCGGCTGTGGTTGCCAAGTATGCCTTCCGGCTGGCGCAGGCATTCAACAATTTCTACCACCGCTTCCATATTCTTCGCGAGGCAGACCCTGGGCGGCAGACATTCCTGCTTTTCCTGGTCCAGGTGGTCGAGCGGACATTGACACTGACGCTCAATCTCATGGGGATCGACGTGCCGGAACGCATGTAA